The proteins below come from a single Planctomycetia bacterium genomic window:
- a CDS encoding permease — protein AAIALVLIAFIPLLENWHEPLVVLPSLAVLLCTMVARQKFPFKLPGALAALLVGGGIHYLLLASGWIEPSSTPFDPSVGLWPTEWLTAFRFEWWGTMDDSFRYLPIVIPFALATVVGGIDCTESAKAVGDEYHTGTVIGIEAVAAIVAAICGGVVQTTPYIGHPAYKAMGGRAGYTLATALFVGSAGVIGYFGYLFAWIPPAAIFPILIFVGLEITAQSFHATPDRHYPAVALCCLPAMASLAMIFVGNVLAESGKSLDDLSPTLALQIQTLRVLAAGFIVTSLLWAASLAAMIDGKLRVAAAFMACAAVASLFGVIHSPFPDSPLALPWNLPSELPNYAHTLSPLRVATAYGLASGLLLVWSLWSDWSSVGRAPGAEAASSIED, from the coding sequence GCGGCGATCGCGCTCGTGCTGATCGCCTTCATCCCGCTGCTGGAAAACTGGCACGAACCGCTAGTAGTGCTGCCGTCCCTGGCGGTGCTTCTTTGTACGATGGTCGCGCGGCAGAAGTTCCCGTTCAAACTGCCGGGCGCCTTGGCGGCGCTGCTGGTCGGCGGCGGCATTCACTATTTGCTGTTGGCTTCCGGCTGGATCGAACCGAGTTCGACGCCGTTCGACCCCAGCGTCGGGCTCTGGCCGACGGAATGGCTGACCGCGTTTCGCTTCGAGTGGTGGGGCACAATGGATGACAGTTTTCGCTACCTGCCAATCGTGATTCCGTTCGCTCTGGCAACGGTCGTCGGCGGGATCGATTGCACGGAGAGCGCCAAGGCGGTTGGCGATGAATACCACACTGGCACGGTGATCGGCATCGAGGCTGTGGCCGCGATCGTCGCGGCGATCTGCGGCGGCGTCGTGCAGACCACGCCGTACATCGGCCATCCCGCGTACAAAGCGATGGGCGGCCGCGCCGGTTACACGCTGGCGACCGCGCTGTTCGTCGGCAGCGCCGGCGTGATAGGATATTTCGGTTATCTCTTCGCCTGGATCCCGCCGGCCGCGATCTTTCCGATCCTGATCTTCGTCGGCTTGGAGATCACTGCGCAGAGTTTCCACGCTACGCCGGATCGCCATTACCCGGCAGTCGCGCTCTGTTGCCTGCCGGCGATGGCCTCGCTGGCGATGATCTTCGTCGGCAACGTGCTGGCGGAGTCAGGCAAGTCGCTCGACGATCTCTCGCCCACGCTCGCGTTGCAAATTCAAACGCTCCGCGTGCTGGCCGCGGGGTTCATCGTGACAAGTTTGTTGTGGGCCGCGTCACTTGCAGCGATGATCGACGGCAAGCTCCGCGTCGCCGCGGCCTTCATGGCCTGCGCCGCGGTGGCAAGTCTGTTCGGCGTGATTCACTCGCCGTTTCCAGATAGCCCGCTGGCGCTGCCGTGGAATCTGCCGAGCGAGTTGCCGAACTACGCCCATACGCTGTCGCCCCTGCGCGTCGCAACGGCGTATGGGCTGGCGTCGGGGTTGTTGTTGGTGTGGAGCTTGTGGAGTGACTGGAGCAGTGTCG